CCCAATATGTCCGTGACTGTTTCAATCAATACGGACTTCTGACAGATTCCACTGGCCGTTTCGCCGCGACCTACAAGCCCTATCACCTTATCGGACTTGAGCTGGGCATTTCAATCGCATCGATTGCAACGCGACAAGAGCCAACAGGTCGCACCAAAGGCTGGAGTGCTGACGTTGTGGCAGTTGCCAAGCGCAAACTCTGTGCTGGCGAGATGCTCGATGGCGAAGGCGGCTATACCGTGTATGGCAAAGTGATCCCGGCCGCCACCTCCTCAAAACTCGATGCAGTTCCAATCGGCCTAGCCCACGGCATGAAACTCAAACATGACATTGAGGATGGACGCACCATCAGTTGGTCAGATGTTGAATACAACGCGGACGACGTCACTATCGGCTTGCGTAAAGAAATGGAGCGGGAATTTTTAACCGCCAGCTGACGCCCAGTTGATCCAGCAATCAGCCGTAAAAATCTAATAGAAAGAGGGCGATATGGCCAATAAAGATACCGCTACAGCTCATGGGCAAAGCCTCGGTGTGAAACTTGAAAACGGTACGCGTGTAACCCACGGCACTGGCGCGAATGTTAAGGTTCCGCTGGCGGGTTTCCCGGTCACCATGCACGAGCTTTACACGGGGTATAATGAAGACGCGAAGCTCTCATTTGCGGGTCAGTTCGGTTTTATAGAATTTCATACTGACTGCCGTTTGCCGCGTCATGTGCACATGATCCGCAACGTGGAAACGGGCATGCTGGAAATGTTGCCTGAGCGCATTCTGGTGCTCAACGGCGTCGCGGTAACCGAACTTTGCGGTGAGTATTTCGTCGTTGCTCCCGGAACCCTCGTCGATATTCCCTCCGGCGTCCCTCACACCTGGAATGCATGCCCGGCAGGGATAAAACTACCTGATGGTACCGTCTCAGACGGCCACTTTACAATGGTTTATAACTATTCCGACGAGACTAGCTTCTTTCCGACCGAGCAGACCGCGCTCCTGACGCATGCCGACGAATACAGAGCTTACGAGGGGGAGCTTGAGGATATTCGTTTTCCTGTGATGTCGACTGAGGAGATTGCAAGCAAAGCCCGCTTGGTCTGGAACACAGAACTACAGCAGGGATTGGAACTGGCCTGACCGACATCTGCTGCGGGGTTAAAGAAACCTCAGCAGCATTTGCCCAATGGCGCTATGCGTTCGTATGAACGCGTAGCGCGAATGGGTATTCGGGGCAGGTTGAGCCATTTGACGATGAATTCACTTTGGGAGGATTGAATGAATTCGATAAAAAAAGAGGACCGCGGCATTATTGCTTCGGTCTTCCGCACACTTGGTAAAATTCCTGGTTCAATGATGATTGTGCCGCTGTTCATGGGTGCAACAATCAATACGTTTTGGCCCGAACTTTTAGACGTTGGCAGCTTTACCACTGCACTCTTCCGGGACGGGACAGGCACTTTACTCGGCTTGTTCTTCTTCTGCATGGGGGCACAAATTGATTTTAGGCAAACGTCTGCGACCGTGCAAAAGGGAGTGGCAATCCTTTTAGGCAAGGCCTTCATCGGCGGAAGTATCGGCCTGCTTGTTGCATTCTACATGCCAGATGGCACGCTTTGGGGATTGACGCCGCTTGCCATTATTGCCGGCATGACGAACTCCAATTCCGCGCTATACGTGGCGCTCACCAAGCAATTCGGCAATGCGTCCGACCGCGGCGCGGTGTCGGTGATTTCGCTTAATGATGGGCCCTTTATCACGCTGTTGATCCTCGGGACCGCAGGGCTCGCCGCCTTCCCTCTTACGATGCTTGTAGGTTGCCTCTTGCCACTCATCATCGGTTTTATCGTTGGTAATAATTCGCCAAAAGCGCGCGAATTCCTTGCTCCAGGCGAAATGTTGCTGATCCCATTCCTTGGTTTCGTTGTCGGACGCGGCATTGATTTCTCAATGCTGCTGCAGGCAGGCATGCAGGGAATTATTCTTGGTATCGGTACAGTCATAGCTTCGGGCTTGTTCGCCATGCTGTTCCTTCATGTCATGCACATCGTGACGCGCCGTCCTAAAGCGACCCGCAACCTGATCTCGGGTGCCGCTGAATCGACGGTCGCCGGTAATGCCGTTGCCACGCCTGCAGCAGTCGCGCTGCTTGACCCAAGTTACAAAGCGATTGAGGCGATCTCCACATCACAAGTTGCCGCCGCAACCATCACCACAGCACTTCTCGTTCCATTTCTTGTTGTGTTTGTGGCTCGTTGGCAGCAATCCCGAGGCATTTCGCCTGCCGCAGAGGAGCGCTGGATCGACACTGGCAGCGCTGAAGAAGCACCGCTTTCAAAAAGTCAGCACCAGGCAGCCTAGCGGCAATCGCTGCCACTTGGGGTGCAGCGAAGTGATCCGCCGTCCGTCATCTTATTTGCAAACAAACTATGACCATCTGAGGAGTAGACCATGACCGTTAACCCGTTCATCGGCCTTGATCGCACGTATCGCAACTATATCGATGGCGTGTTCGTTGATGCCACGACCGGCCTGATCGACGTCACCAATCCTTCAACCGGTGCGATCATTGCCCGCGTTCCCGATTCCAGTAAGGCAGATGTCGACCTTGCGGTGACAGCCGCAAGGAAGGCTCAGGGAGACTGGGAACGGCTAGCAGCTATCGAACGCGCCGGCTATTTGCGCCAGATTTCTGCAAAAGTTCGCGAGAACCGCGTCGCACTCGCGGACGTCCTTGTAAAGGAACAAGGGAAAGTACAGGGCCTCGCTCAAGTCGAGGTCGATTTCACTGCTGATTATCTCGATTACATGGCCGAATGGGCGCGGCGCATTGAAGGTGAAGTTTTAACCTCAGACCGACCGAACGAAACCATGCTTTTGCTGCGTAAGCCGGTGGGCGTAGTTGCTGGTATCCTGCCTTGGAATTTCCCTTTCTTTCTGATTGCGCGCAAACTCGCCCCCGCACTTGTCACAGGCAACACGATCGTCATTAAGCCAAGTGAAGAAACTCCCATCAACGCATTTATCTTCGCAGAGCTGGTCGCCCAAACAGATCTCCCAAAAGGCGTTTTCAACCTTATTGGCGGCGTAGGCCGCACAAGCGGCGAAGCGCTCGCCTCACATCCAGGCGTTGACCTCATCACGTTCACCGGCTCGGTAGGGACAGGTTCGCATATTATGCAATTGGCGGGCAAAAATCTGACCCGTGTCAATTTGGAGTTGGGTGGCAAAGCACCGGCGATCGTTCTCAAAGATGCTGATCTCGACCTTGCTGCGAAGGCTATCTTTGATTCACGCGTTATCAATACAGGCCAGGTCTGCAACTGCGCTGAGCGTGTATATGTCGAGCGAGAGATCCATGACGCACTCGTTGCGAAACTGAAGGTTCTGTTTGAGGGAACTCGCTATGGTGACCCTTCCGTGGAAAATGATTTGCACATGGGGCCGTTGATAAATCAATCAGGCTTGGACAAGGTCGCCGATGCGGTAGAACTGGCCAAAAAGCAAGGTGCCATAGTTGTCACTGGAGGCAAAATTGCCGATCAAGTGAAAGGCTTCCATTACGAGCCGACTTTGATAATCGGCGCTTCCGCCGATATGGATATCATGCGCCGCGAGATCTTCGGACCTGTTCTGCCGATCCAGAGCGTGGACAGCCTTGATGAAGCTATCGCGTTGGCCAACGATTCGGATTATGGCCTCACCTCGTCGATTTACACTCGTGATCTCAACTCGGCCCTTAAAGCTGCACGTGAGCTGAAGTTTGGTGAAACCTACATCAATCGTGAAAACTTTGAAGCCATGCAGGGTTTCCACGCAGGACGTCGAAAGTCCGGCATTGGCGGCGCCGACGGAAAACACGGTCTTTATGAATTCACCGAGACGCACGTCGTTTATATCAAGGGCGAGTGACCATTCATCTTGGCTCATGACCGGGCGCTGAATAAGCGCTCGGAATATCTTCCCATCTGCGTATCTATGCAGTATTCGCTAAGCTCCGGAGACTTGATGGGGGAAAGGAGAAGCGCCATGCGCCTCAATGATTGTCACAATTTCCATGATTTCCGAACGCTTGCGAAGAAGCGTCTGCCCAGTCCGATCTTCAATTATATTGATGGCGGCGCAGACGACGAAGTTACGTTGCGTCGTAACACCGGTGCATTCGAGAATTGCGACTTGGTTCCCAATATCCTGCGCGGCGTCGATGATGTTGACCTCTCGGTGGAAGTCATGGGCATCAAATTGGATCTGCCCGTCTATTTATCGCCCACGGCGTTGCAACGCCTGTTTCACCATCAAGGAGAGCGGGCGACCGCTGCAGCAGCGGAAAAATTTGGCACGATGTTTGGTTGCTCTTCGCTCGGAACCGTTTCGATGGAGGAACTGGCGCGCAAACACCGCAACCCACAGGTTTATCAGTTCTACTTCCATAAAGACCGCGGCCTTAACAGAGCCATGATGCAGAAGGCCAAAGAAAGCGGTATCGAAGTGATGATGCTAACGGTCGACAGCATCACTGGCGGCAACCGCGAGCGCGATTTGCGTACAGGCTTTTCCATTCCCTTCCGCCTAACACTTGCTGGCATGCTTCAATTCGCAGTCAAACCGATGTGGGGATTGAACTATGTCGCCCATGAAAAATTCAGCTTGCCGCAACTTGATGCCCATATTGACATGAAGGGCGACACGCTGACAATCGGACGCTACTTTACCGAAATGTTGGAGCCCTCCATGAACTGGGACGATGTGGCCAGCATGGTCGAGGAATGGGGTGGAAAATTCTGCCTCAAGGGCGTCATGAGCGCAACGGACGCTCGAAACGCTGCCTCGATCGGCTGTAATGGCATTGTGCTTTCCAACCATGGTGGACGTCAGCTTGACGGATCACGCACGGGCTTTGACCAGCTTAGCGAAATCGTTCAGGCAGTCGGTGATCGTCTAGACGTTATGATAGATGGCGGCATCCAGCGTGGCACCCATGTTCTAAAGGCGCTGTCGCTTGGCGCAAAGGCCGTGGGACTTGGACGGTTCTATCTTTACGCTCTGGCAGCTGCAGGCCAACCAGGTATCGAACGTGCACTCGGCCAGTTGCAGGCGGAGCTTCTCCGCGACATGCGTTTGATGGGCGCGCGTAAAGTGTCTGATCTCACCCCTGACAATCTCCGGTTCCGCTGACTGTCTTCGCATTTCCCGGCTAACGTATCCATCACCGAACACTTGGAGTACAAATGCAATTTTCCGCCAATCTAGGCTTCTTGTGGAGCGATCTGCCACTTACCGAGGCGATCCGCCGAGCAAAAAAAGCTGGATTTGATGCCGTGGAATGCCATTGGCCCTACGACACGCCTTCCAGCGAAGTGGCCGCAGCTCTTGTCGAAACAGGCCTTGTGATGCTCGGCCTCAATACCCGGCGTGGCGGTGAAGGCGAGAACGGGTTACTTGCCGTGCCTGGTCGTGAGCAAGAAGCACGTTTAGCGATTGATGAGGCGATTGACTACGCGGTTGCGACAGGCACCCAAGCGGTTCATGCCATGGCTGGAATAGCAAGTGGTCGCATTGCTCACACGACCTACCTCGAAAATCTCAGCTACGCCTGTTCCAAAGCAAAAAAACATAGCATTACGATCTTGATCGAGCCGCTCAATCCTTACGATGCACCGGGCTATTTCTTAAATACAGCGGCCCAGGCGGAGTCGATCATACGTGAACTCGGCCAACCAGAGCTACGCCTAATGTTTGACGTTTATCACCATCAAATCACAGCTGGTGATATCTGTCGAAGCTTCGATGCCTTGTTACCGATTATTGGCCATGTCCAGATCGCATCCGTGCCGATGAGAGCCCGTCCTGATTTGGGCGAAGTCGATTATCGTTTTGTATTGTCGCATTTGAAAGCACGTGGCTGGTCCCGGCCAGTGGGTGCGGAATATCGTGCCAATGGCCCAACGGAAGACTCGCTCGGCTGGCTATCAGATTTCCGGACCCTCTAGCTCGACTATGAATTTATCCACGCACCGCAGATCTACAATAGCTTGGCAAATGTATCTCAGGAGCGATGATACCACGATTGCTGCAACCCACCCATAGCAACCAGACAGTGAGAACTTTTCCTATGTGACCAATTGCTTGTTGGAAGGCGCTGACAAAGGCCAACTCTGAGAAGGTACTTCATAAGGAAATTTCTCAGCCGTGCTTCGACCAGAAAACTGCGCTTCTGCATGGCAAGCGACCACCCAAGAAAGCACATCTGAAAAGACAAATGTGTCACCATTGCCCACTGAAAATGCCACTTCAAAGCAGTGATAAAAGGGCAATAGGTTCCGGTGCCGCCCGCTATCGAGGTTCAAATGCTTTCAGTCGTGGGAAAGAGAATAGCTTTATACCCACACCTTGGGGACTAACTTCAATGGCGGCCGAAAGAATTTTGCTTAAAGTCGACTTCCCCATTATACCCGTAGCGTGCCGATATCCGCTGGAAATCTTCTTTTGAGAATCCAGACCAGGAATAGTTCCGGACATTTTTTCCCGTTTTTCGGTCCTGGACATAAAATGAAAGGCCTGCGGACTTTTCGGGGAAATTGACGACCTTATGAAGGGCGGGAACCCACTTATAGCGCGTTAAAGGAAAATCCTTGCTTCCGCCCAAAAGTGTACGCACACGAAATCCAGTATCGTAAAACTGATACTGCAGAACGAAGAAATAATCTCTACGCACGAGCAAAAAAACGATGAGCCCCAGCACAATTGTCGATAAATAAAACAGCGGTGATGAAACATTCCTATCGATCGTAAATCGGTAGGCGTAGTTGAAAACGAGTGATAACAATCCGACTGCAATGACAATCTGTCCGAGCTGGGTGGCAATCCACTTGACCGGGTGCGTAACAGAAATCTTCTCAACGCCACCTTTGATTGAACCCGGCATCATCAAGCTTCCCTTTGATTTTATTTGGAATATGCCATCCTTCAAGCAGTCCATCGCATAGAATTAACATGCGAGTTTCTCTTCTCCGGTAACAGAAGCAACTATTCTTCACAATACATATTGTTTGTATCAGTTGGTTTTCATCAGCTTCAGACGTCTCGGATTAAGGTCTCCGATTTGCCGTGAGACAAAACGAGAATTAATTTGGGACATTTCCGTCTTGAGCACAGCTCCTTCCCCAGGTTATTAAGAAGGTGCGGGGGCCGGCGATGAAGTCGGCGTCTGAAAAGATGCCACCGGTCAATAACCGGCTTCATCGCCGCCAATTTATCTAGTCTTTCATGACCGAAATTTACTTTCTTCTATAATCCAAATTCTATTAGTTTGATATTCGTATTAACAAGCACTTTTTCAACTTCTTTATACCTTGCGTGTCGGGCGGCCACACAGGTAGTGGCTGCCCGAAACGCGCGAAGATGCTTCCAGATTATTTATGGGTCAAACGAATACTAGGTGTTGTTCGACATACTTCTTACGAGCCTGATAGAGGGTCCACGGCTCCATTCGCTGAAGTTTGAAGCCATGGCACTACGCTGTGCTCGGAAAAATAGCCGGGTACACTGATTACAAGGTGCAACGTGCAACCTGCCAAGTCTGGGAAACATATGCTTGCAAGCATTGAAAACATAGCACTCTATCTGTTTCATGCTGCCGAATTAACATCCCACAACTTAGTGGGCCTAAAGTGCCCTTGTTGATTGGCCGAAGCGGACCACCGGCGAAACAAGGTGGTTAAGTGTTCCCGATAGAGACTTCATTTGGGCGATTTGCGGAAGTCGAACTTTGCTCGACAGCTTGCCTATCTTCACGGTAGCGATGGTTTAAGAGCGCGAAGTAACGCAAGAAGCGCGGCTTTTAATTCAGCGACATCATCTTGTTGTGCACGTAATGCAATCTCGTTCATTGCACCATTGAGCAAGACCGACAGTCCCATGGAACTGCTCGAGAAGCAGATCGCGCCTTCATTAATCGCCTCCTCAACGCCAATTCTCAGCAGATCAAAGGAAAGTTCGCGATCAAGCGATTCCCACCGCTCGCGCCCTAGGACCCCGGGCGCATCAACGACGAGGATACTGCGATTTTGTGGCTGGGCCATGAAGTCGATCCACGCAATTGCCCCTTGCTCCAAAGACTCGAATGCGTTGCCTGAATCCTTGGTTGCCTCCTGGATGCCCTCTGCTGCCTCGGCAGCGAGCACCCGGCAAACAGCTTCGAACAAGTCGGCCTTGTCGCGATAATGATGGTAAAGCGCGCCACGTGTTACACCGGCTTCGGCAATGATTGCATCGGTGCTGGTCTGAGCATAGCCGTTGTGTGCGAATAATGTCCGAGCCGCTGCAACCAACCGCCCTTTGGTTTGGATTGTACGAAGCTCGTTCCTTGTCATAACCCTAACCTTCAGCTGTATTGACAGTTGGACAGATTATTTCTACTGTGCGTAAAACATACCGATAGTCTGTTTGTTTAATTATTGCAAGGAGCTGTTATGCGATTTCTGGATCGATACCCCATCATTGTTACTCCGAAAAAGGACGCGGCTCGCGACTTTTGGGTAAAACATCTCGGATTTAGTGTGACTTTCGACAGCCATTGGTTCTGCCTGCTTGCTGCGGAGGACGCTACGGCCTCAATCGCATTCATGACGCCCGATCA
This genomic stretch from Ochrobactrum sp. BTU1 harbors:
- a CDS encoding TetR/AcrR family transcriptional regulator — protein: MTRNELRTIQTKGRLVAAARTLFAHNGYAQTSTDAIIAEAGVTRGALYHHYRDKADLFEAVCRVLAAEAAEGIQEATKDSGNAFESLEQGAIAWIDFMAQPQNRSILVVDAPGVLGRERWESLDRELSFDLLRIGVEEAINEGAICFSSSSMGLSVLLNGAMNEIALRAQQDDVAELKAALLALLRALKPSLP
- a CDS encoding alpha-hydroxy-acid oxidizing protein — encoded protein: MRLNDCHNFHDFRTLAKKRLPSPIFNYIDGGADDEVTLRRNTGAFENCDLVPNILRGVDDVDLSVEVMGIKLDLPVYLSPTALQRLFHHQGERATAAAAEKFGTMFGCSSLGTVSMEELARKHRNPQVYQFYFHKDRGLNRAMMQKAKESGIEVMMLTVDSITGGNRERDLRTGFSIPFRLTLAGMLQFAVKPMWGLNYVAHEKFSLPQLDAHIDMKGDTLTIGRYFTEMLEPSMNWDDVASMVEEWGGKFCLKGVMSATDARNAASIGCNGIVLSNHGGRQLDGSRTGFDQLSEIVQAVGDRLDVMIDGGIQRGTHVLKALSLGAKAVGLGRFYLYALAAAGQPGIERALGQLQAELLRDMRLMGARKVSDLTPDNLRFR
- the aldA gene encoding aldehyde dehydrogenase, with protein sequence MTVNPFIGLDRTYRNYIDGVFVDATTGLIDVTNPSTGAIIARVPDSSKADVDLAVTAARKAQGDWERLAAIERAGYLRQISAKVRENRVALADVLVKEQGKVQGLAQVEVDFTADYLDYMAEWARRIEGEVLTSDRPNETMLLLRKPVGVVAGILPWNFPFFLIARKLAPALVTGNTIVIKPSEETPINAFIFAELVAQTDLPKGVFNLIGGVGRTSGEALASHPGVDLITFTGSVGTGSHIMQLAGKNLTRVNLELGGKAPAIVLKDADLDLAAKAIFDSRVINTGQVCNCAERVYVEREIHDALVAKLKVLFEGTRYGDPSVENDLHMGPLINQSGLDKVADAVELAKKQGAIVVTGGKIADQVKGFHYEPTLIIGASADMDIMRREIFGPVLPIQSVDSLDEAIALANDSDYGLTSSIYTRDLNSALKAARELKFGETYINRENFEAMQGFHAGRRKSGIGGADGKHGLYEFTETHVVYIKGE
- a CDS encoding TIM barrel protein, giving the protein MQFSANLGFLWSDLPLTEAIRRAKKAGFDAVECHWPYDTPSSEVAAALVETGLVMLGLNTRRGGEGENGLLAVPGREQEARLAIDEAIDYAVATGTQAVHAMAGIASGRIAHTTYLENLSYACSKAKKHSITILIEPLNPYDAPGYFLNTAAQAESIIRELGQPELRLMFDVYHHQITAGDICRSFDALLPIIGHVQIASVPMRARPDLGEVDYRFVLSHLKARGWSRPVGAEYRANGPTEDSLGWLSDFRTL
- a CDS encoding 2-keto-3-deoxygluconate permease, yielding MNSIKKEDRGIIASVFRTLGKIPGSMMIVPLFMGATINTFWPELLDVGSFTTALFRDGTGTLLGLFFFCMGAQIDFRQTSATVQKGVAILLGKAFIGGSIGLLVAFYMPDGTLWGLTPLAIIAGMTNSNSALYVALTKQFGNASDRGAVSVISLNDGPFITLLILGTAGLAAFPLTMLVGCLLPLIIGFIVGNNSPKAREFLAPGEMLLIPFLGFVVGRGIDFSMLLQAGMQGIILGIGTVIASGLFAMLFLHVMHIVTRRPKATRNLISGAAESTVAGNAVATPAAVALLDPSYKAIEAISTSQVAAATITTALLVPFLVVFVARWQQSRGISPAAEERWIDTGSAEEAPLSKSQHQAA